Proteins encoded by one window of Mobula hypostoma chromosome 21, sMobHyp1.1, whole genome shotgun sequence:
- the zdhhc12a gene encoding palmitoyltransferase ZDHHC12-A isoform X1 yields MFRKVLSAGFLVRALHAALTWAVTLVLFLYNTDLRQSEERGEFLQPVTFLLLVLCSMLLYFSTSLMDPGYVTFDDELKVPRSNQCVWNEKEKELELMVPVIQKAQRLRRCGYCMVQQQPMRSKHCQSCQHCVRRYDHHCPWIENCVGERNHRFFMLYLIMQLTALMWAFHIAWSGFCTEPKWKDWLRVNMFLLLAFIIIIIFTVVVMLLLVSHLYLVSNNTTTWEFMSRHRISYLKHCSSEENPFDEGILRNLWMFFCVCKTVTWEKVYFREDNEQV; encoded by the exons ATGTTCCGGAAGGTTCTCTCCGCCGGCTTCCTGGTGCGGGCCCTTCACGCGGCGCTGACATGGGCGGTGACGTTGGTTCTCTTCCTGTACAACACGG ATCTGAGGCAGAGCGAAGAGCGTGGCGAGTTCCTACAACCAGTCACATTTCTCCTGCTGGTTCTCTGCTCAATGTTATTGTACTTCAGCACTTCCCTCATGGACCCAGGATACGTCACATTTGATGATGAACTAAAG GTACCTCGATCAAATCAGTGTGTTTGGAATGAGAAGGAGAAGGAGCTAGAGCTGATGGTGCCTGTGATACAGAAAGCCCAGAGACTGAGGCGCTGCGGATACTGTATGGTCCAG CAGCAGCCCATGAGGTCTAAACATTGCCAGTCCTGTCAACACTGCGTGCGGCGATATGACCATCACTGTCCATGGATTGAGAATTGTGTGGGGGAGAGAAATCATCGCTTCTTTATGCTCTATCTGATAATGCAACTGACTGCCCTGATGTGGGCTTTCCACATTGCATG GTCTGGATTTTGTACTGAACCCAAATGGAAAGACTGGCTCCGTGTCAACATGTTCCTGCTGCTGGcattcatcattatcatcattttCACCGTGGTGGTTATGCTGTTGTTGGTATCACACTTGTATCTAGTGTCCAACAACACCACAACTTGGGAATTCATGTCCCGCCATCGTATCTCTTACCTGAAACACTGCAGCTCAGAGGAAAACCCTTTTGACGAGGGCATTCTTAGGAATTTGTGGATGTTTTTTTGCGTGTGTAAGACAGTTACATGGGAAAAGGTTTATTTTCGAGAGGACAATGAGCAGGTTTAG
- the zdhhc12a gene encoding palmitoyltransferase ZDHHC12-A isoform X2 — MFRKVLSAGFLVRALHAALTWAVTLVLFLYNTDLRQSEERGEFLQPVTFLLLVLCSMLLYFSTSLMDPGYVTFDDELKVPRSNQCVWNEKEKELELMVPVIQKAQRLRRCGYCMVQQPMRSKHCQSCQHCVRRYDHHCPWIENCVGERNHRFFMLYLIMQLTALMWAFHIAWSGFCTEPKWKDWLRVNMFLLLAFIIIIIFTVVVMLLLVSHLYLVSNNTTTWEFMSRHRISYLKHCSSEENPFDEGILRNLWMFFCVCKTVTWEKVYFREDNEQV; from the exons ATGTTCCGGAAGGTTCTCTCCGCCGGCTTCCTGGTGCGGGCCCTTCACGCGGCGCTGACATGGGCGGTGACGTTGGTTCTCTTCCTGTACAACACGG ATCTGAGGCAGAGCGAAGAGCGTGGCGAGTTCCTACAACCAGTCACATTTCTCCTGCTGGTTCTCTGCTCAATGTTATTGTACTTCAGCACTTCCCTCATGGACCCAGGATACGTCACATTTGATGATGAACTAAAG GTACCTCGATCAAATCAGTGTGTTTGGAATGAGAAGGAGAAGGAGCTAGAGCTGATGGTGCCTGTGATACAGAAAGCCCAGAGACTGAGGCGCTGCGGATACTGTATGGTCCAG CAGCCCATGAGGTCTAAACATTGCCAGTCCTGTCAACACTGCGTGCGGCGATATGACCATCACTGTCCATGGATTGAGAATTGTGTGGGGGAGAGAAATCATCGCTTCTTTATGCTCTATCTGATAATGCAACTGACTGCCCTGATGTGGGCTTTCCACATTGCATG GTCTGGATTTTGTACTGAACCCAAATGGAAAGACTGGCTCCGTGTCAACATGTTCCTGCTGCTGGcattcatcattatcatcattttCACCGTGGTGGTTATGCTGTTGTTGGTATCACACTTGTATCTAGTGTCCAACAACACCACAACTTGGGAATTCATGTCCCGCCATCGTATCTCTTACCTGAAACACTGCAGCTCAGAGGAAAACCCTTTTGACGAGGGCATTCTTAGGAATTTGTGGATGTTTTTTTGCGTGTGTAAGACAGTTACATGGGAAAAGGTTTATTTTCGAGAGGACAATGAGCAGGTTTAG